One Phycisphaerae bacterium RAS2 DNA window includes the following coding sequences:
- the rsmH gene encoding Ribosomal RNA small subunit methyltransferase H, with protein sequence MSDLLGHVPVLSDEVARFFQDLPAGWVVDCTLGLGGHSSLLLRANPRIQVLGLDVDESNLATANGRLAEFGDRFRSVQSNFGDLAAVLADGGSATGPVVGIMADLGVSSNQISDPLRGLSFDVDGPLDMRLDRRQKTTAADLVNTLGEGELSDLIYLQAQERHSRRIAKRICQVRRQIRLNSTVQLARLVATAMGEDPDSHRSRIHPATRTFMALRMAVNGETQALGRLLEAAPRCLSIGGRIAVISFHSVEDRAVKENFKAMSAAGTFEVLTKKPLTATEEEQAVNPRSRSAKLRVARRVA encoded by the coding sequence ATGAGCGACCTACTCGGACATGTCCCGGTCCTTTCCGACGAAGTCGCGCGGTTTTTTCAAGACTTGCCCGCCGGATGGGTCGTGGATTGCACCCTCGGCCTGGGAGGGCACTCCAGCTTGCTCCTCCGCGCGAACCCAAGGATTCAGGTGCTGGGGTTGGATGTCGATGAGTCGAACCTGGCGACGGCGAACGGGAGGCTGGCGGAATTCGGAGACCGATTTCGGTCCGTTCAGTCCAATTTCGGCGACCTGGCTGCGGTTCTGGCGGATGGAGGAAGCGCAACCGGGCCAGTTGTGGGGATTATGGCCGACCTGGGGGTCAGCAGTAACCAGATTTCCGACCCGCTTCGGGGGTTGAGTTTCGACGTGGATGGACCGTTGGACATGCGGCTGGACCGGCGTCAAAAGACCACCGCCGCCGACTTGGTGAACACGCTGGGCGAGGGAGAGCTGTCCGATCTAATTTACTTGCAGGCGCAAGAACGGCACAGCCGAAGAATTGCAAAGCGGATTTGTCAGGTTCGTCGGCAAATTCGGCTGAACAGCACAGTCCAGTTGGCCCGATTGGTCGCCACGGCAATGGGCGAGGACCCAGACTCGCACCGAAGCCGCATCCACCCGGCAACGCGAACGTTCATGGCCTTGCGAATGGCCGTGAACGGTGAGACGCAGGCGTTGGGTCGGCTGCTGGAAGCGGCTCCGCGATGCCTGTCGATTGGCGGACGGATTGCGGTGATCAGCTTTCACAGTGTGGAAGATCGGGCCGTGAAGGAGAATTTCAAGGCGATGTCGGCTGCCGGTACCTTTGAGGTGCTGACAAAGAAGCCCTTGACGGCGACGGAAGAGGAACAGGCCGTCAATCCGCGAAGCCGGTCGGCCAAGCTTCGCGTGGCACGTCGGGTTGCGTAG
- a CDS encoding Undecaprenyl-phosphate mannosyltransferase — MRTLVAIPVYNEAAYVADVLAEVRQYATDVLVVDDGSTDGTSAVLAGFEGIQVIRHPENRGYGQSLIDAFRYADCHGYDWIITIDCDEQHEPAGIPDFIRRAAVDDVDIVSGSRYLTDMAGNTVAPEDRRAINRRITRILNERLDLNLTDAFCGFKAYRVCAMASLDLTVPGYAFPLQFWVQAVRRGLRICELPVPLIYLDPTRHFGGLLDDPEARLQHYLEVFEAELARPLPSPTPCATRRRC; from the coding sequence ATGCGAACGCTGGTCGCCATCCCCGTTTACAACGAGGCCGCATACGTCGCGGACGTGCTGGCGGAGGTCCGCCAATACGCCACGGATGTGCTGGTTGTGGATGACGGTTCCACGGACGGCACGTCGGCAGTTCTTGCCGGTTTCGAAGGGATTCAGGTCATTCGCCATCCGGAGAATCGCGGATATGGGCAGAGCCTGATCGATGCGTTCCGGTATGCAGACTGCCATGGTTACGACTGGATTATCACGATCGACTGCGACGAACAGCATGAACCTGCCGGCATCCCCGATTTCATCCGGCGCGCGGCGGTGGACGACGTGGACATCGTCTCCGGGTCGCGCTATCTCACCGACATGGCAGGCAACACGGTCGCGCCGGAAGACCGTCGAGCGATCAACCGGCGGATCACACGGATTCTGAACGAACGGCTGGACTTGAACCTGACCGATGCCTTCTGCGGGTTCAAGGCGTATCGTGTGTGCGCGATGGCGAGTCTGGACCTGACGGTGCCGGGGTATGCGTTTCCGCTTCAATTCTGGGTGCAGGCGGTGCGGCGCGGACTGCGGATTTGCGAGTTGCCGGTGCCGCTGATTTATCTCGATCCGACTCGGCATTTTGGCGGGCTGCTCGATGACCCCGAGGCGCGCCTGCAGCATTACCTCGAAGTGTTCGAGGCGGAGTTGGCCCGTCCGCTTCCATCGCCAACGCCCTGCGCCACGCGCCGGCGCTGTTGA
- a CDS encoding tetratricopeptide repeat protein: MLVGCAATNQRLMEPIHKSTASWELKRAEDHAQRGRDESAADAFQRAIRHDPRCAAAHAGLARLRLQQGAMDLAAGSFRSAVKYDPQRFEYAMELADCLRIGAAQHADPRAQLADAIRAYQYAESLDGTRYEPVFGIGVSYRLLGDVDRALDHLRRAIGLNPAAVAPHIEKAAAHFARNEYRNALAEYRQILEIDPNNVAAHNGAGRVNAVLARARGPRGALARERAVAHFRRSLELGTNQADIRKSLAELEMYRYPGVQVVRDEPED; the protein is encoded by the coding sequence ATGCTTGTTGGCTGCGCCGCAACGAACCAGCGTCTGATGGAGCCGATTCACAAATCGACCGCTTCATGGGAGCTGAAGCGCGCCGAAGATCACGCCCAGCGCGGGCGCGATGAAAGCGCGGCCGATGCCTTCCAGCGGGCGATTCGCCATGACCCGCGCTGCGCGGCCGCCCATGCCGGTCTGGCGCGGCTTCGTCTGCAACAGGGGGCGATGGACCTGGCCGCCGGAAGCTTTCGATCCGCCGTCAAGTACGATCCGCAGCGGTTTGAGTATGCGATGGAACTCGCCGATTGTCTGCGCATCGGCGCAGCCCAGCATGCTGATCCACGCGCGCAACTGGCTGATGCCATTCGGGCCTACCAGTATGCCGAGTCGCTGGACGGCACGAGATACGAGCCGGTCTTCGGCATTGGTGTCAGCTATCGCCTGCTGGGAGACGTCGATCGCGCATTGGACCATCTCCGCCGCGCGATCGGGTTGAATCCGGCGGCCGTCGCGCCGCACATCGAAAAGGCGGCAGCGCATTTTGCCCGGAACGAGTATCGCAACGCGCTCGCCGAATACCGCCAGATTCTGGAGATTGACCCGAACAATGTGGCCGCGCACAACGGCGCCGGGCGTGTGAACGCCGTGCTGGCAAGGGCGCGCGGCCCGCGCGGGGCGCTGGCTCGCGAGCGAGCAGTCGCGCATTTCCGCCGATCGCTTGAGTTGGGGACCAATCAGGCTGACATCCGCAAGTCGCTCGCCGAGTTGGAGATGTACCGATACCCCGGCGTGCAGGTCGTCCGCGATGAGCCGGAAGATTGA
- the gdhA_3 gene encoding Glutamate dehydrogenase, producing the protein MTSVKTGTSVTDKPIQAAAPAKPTNGHARKASGLYATVIQQFNKAADLMKLDSNIRRILSTSTNEIIVHFPVRMDNGSIEVFTGYRVQHNNARGPFKGGLRYHPSVEIDEVRALAAWMTWKTAISDLPYGGAKGGIAFDPKGYSQAEIERITRRFVYALGDNVGPEYDIPAPDVNTNSQIMAWFLDTYLSTVAPHERQRCTHVVTGKPIVSGGSVGRDKATGQGAAYIIEEWAKDHHLPLSRATFTVQGFGNVGSWAARLLAAHESKLVAVEDHTGAIANSNGFDVEDLADYVRSNGGVRGYARGESIDHEGFLRTKTDIFIPAAMENQITGETAGLLDCKLVAEGANGPTDPEGDEILQKRGIHVIPDILCNSGGVIVSYFEWLQNKRSEFWDLDEVDGKLKKKIVGSYRRVRDTAKKHHTDWRTAAYIVALQALETVYKERGIFP; encoded by the coding sequence ATGACCTCGGTCAAGACAGGGACCAGCGTGACAGACAAACCCATACAGGCGGCCGCGCCGGCCAAACCGACGAACGGTCACGCGCGCAAGGCGTCAGGCCTGTATGCGACGGTGATCCAGCAGTTCAACAAGGCGGCGGACCTGATGAAGCTGGATTCCAATATCCGGCGGATCCTTTCGACCTCGACAAACGAAATCATCGTGCATTTTCCCGTTCGCATGGACAACGGGAGCATTGAAGTGTTCACCGGGTATCGCGTGCAGCACAACAACGCGCGCGGCCCGTTCAAGGGCGGCTTGCGCTATCACCCGTCGGTGGAGATTGACGAGGTGCGGGCGCTGGCGGCATGGATGACGTGGAAGACGGCGATTTCGGATTTGCCGTATGGCGGGGCGAAGGGCGGCATTGCGTTTGACCCGAAAGGTTACAGCCAGGCGGAGATCGAGCGCATCACGCGGCGGTTCGTGTACGCACTGGGCGACAACGTCGGCCCGGAGTACGACATTCCCGCGCCCGATGTGAACACCAATTCGCAGATCATGGCGTGGTTCCTGGATACGTACTTGTCGACCGTCGCGCCGCACGAACGGCAGCGCTGCACGCACGTCGTGACCGGCAAACCGATTGTCTCCGGCGGCAGCGTGGGTCGCGACAAGGCGACGGGCCAGGGCGCGGCCTACATCATCGAGGAATGGGCGAAGGATCATCACCTGCCGCTGTCGCGCGCGACGTTCACGGTGCAGGGATTCGGCAACGTCGGGTCGTGGGCGGCGAGGCTGCTTGCGGCGCACGAGTCGAAACTGGTCGCCGTGGAGGATCACACCGGCGCGATCGCCAACAGCAACGGGTTCGATGTCGAAGACCTCGCCGACTACGTGCGATCCAACGGCGGGGTGCGCGGCTACGCCCGCGGGGAGTCAATCGATCACGAGGGCTTCCTGCGAACCAAGACAGACATCTTTATTCCGGCTGCGATGGAGAATCAGATCACCGGCGAGACGGCCGGTCTGCTGGATTGCAAGCTGGTGGCCGAGGGGGCGAACGGGCCGACCGATCCGGAGGGGGATGAGATTCTGCAAAAGCGGGGGATTCACGTTATCCCGGACATCTTGTGCAACAGCGGCGGCGTGATTGTGAGCTATTTCGAGTGGCTGCAAAACAAGCGCAGCGAGTTCTGGGATCTGGATGAAGTGGACGGCAAGCTGAAGAAGAAGATCGTCGGCTCGTATCGCCGCGTGCGCGACACGGCGAAGAAGCACCACACGGACTGGCGGACGGCCGCCTACATCGTGGCGCTTCAGGCGCTGGAGACGGTTTACAAAGAGCGCGGTATATTCCCCTGA
- a CDS encoding LysM domain/BON superfamily protein — MTKETKIGLLVGLAFIVLFAIILSERGTAHRDSKAPAFAFMDQSKKSSNVASDHPLGDMGRVPVETQLPPIVRPSTTRVPVMSPIQEERVVQATPRDDEPLEELPADLVNSLNLPRVVDPLVQETPVDSATRIAQNSGSATPPVGSPAATPGSPVMSPASPGSASALPSANTTLAAGSSPPTASKEELERIAKQVGIRVRTHHEVQPGESLGKIAAKHFGRSTPARVDAIYEANRDVLKNKASVRAGTSLKIPDLGEGFEPAPEFVLNKEAAPVKPGVAEPARAGRTTLVDAAPSNPRGASASPESALRIPVPIRERGQIESIQLASSRPPVDPAERREEDRSTDAKATGERTSKPMAYRWYEVQKNDTLSRIARREMGAERYVKTLMDINQDLLKNRHSLKIGMKIRVPAKVAGSSELNVQSAKGSGGDEP; from the coding sequence ATGACCAAAGAGACCAAGATCGGCCTGTTGGTCGGTTTGGCGTTCATCGTACTTTTCGCCATCATCTTATCCGAGCGTGGCACGGCGCATCGCGACAGCAAGGCGCCGGCGTTTGCGTTCATGGATCAATCCAAGAAGTCATCCAACGTCGCTTCGGACCATCCGCTGGGAGACATGGGGCGCGTCCCCGTGGAGACGCAATTACCTCCGATCGTGCGCCCGAGCACGACGCGCGTGCCGGTGATGTCGCCGATTCAAGAGGAACGTGTCGTGCAGGCAACGCCGCGCGACGACGAACCACTGGAGGAGCTGCCGGCCGATCTTGTCAACAGTCTTAATCTGCCGCGCGTGGTCGATCCGCTGGTGCAGGAAACACCGGTCGATTCCGCGACGCGCATCGCGCAGAACAGCGGTTCGGCGACGCCGCCGGTCGGTTCGCCCGCCGCGACGCCCGGCAGCCCGGTGATGTCGCCGGCTTCGCCCGGTTCGGCATCGGCTCTGCCGAGCGCCAATACGACTTTGGCTGCGGGGTCGTCGCCGCCAACGGCGTCGAAAGAAGAGTTGGAGCGCATCGCGAAGCAAGTGGGCATTCGCGTGCGAACGCATCACGAGGTTCAACCGGGCGAAAGCCTCGGCAAGATCGCCGCGAAACACTTCGGACGCTCGACGCCGGCGCGCGTCGATGCAATCTACGAGGCCAATCGCGATGTGCTGAAGAACAAGGCTTCGGTGCGGGCTGGAACATCGTTAAAGATTCCCGACCTGGGTGAGGGGTTTGAGCCGGCTCCGGAATTCGTGTTGAACAAGGAAGCCGCCCCCGTCAAGCCTGGCGTAGCGGAGCCTGCCCGCGCCGGGCGCACGACGTTAGTCGATGCGGCGCCATCGAACCCGCGCGGCGCGTCCGCCTCGCCGGAATCAGCCCTGCGCATCCCCGTGCCCATTCGTGAGCGGGGGCAGATTGAGTCGATCCAGTTGGCATCGTCGCGGCCGCCGGTCGATCCAGCCGAACGCCGGGAAGAAGATCGCTCGACCGACGCCAAGGCAACCGGCGAGCGCACGTCCAAGCCGATGGCCTATCGGTGGTACGAGGTTCAGAAAAACGACACGTTAAGCCGCATCGCGCGGCGTGAGATGGGGGCGGAGCGCTACGTTAAGACATTAATGGATATCAATCAGGACCTGCTGAAGAACCGGCATTCGCTGAAGATCGGCATGAAGATCCGTGTGCCGGCGAAGGTGGCCGGTTCGTCGGAGTTGAACGTCCAGTCGGCAAAGGGGAGCGGCGGCGACGAGCCGTAG
- the pknD_1 gene encoding Serine/threonine-protein kinase PknD, with product MRCRSLLKPLCVCALTISLWAGSAAAAPEDTVADGVVGQNNFTSNQSNQGGTPSASTLNGVRGLTVDQASGRLWVCDTGNNRVLSWPDAAAFTNGQAADIVLGQADFAGVDENRGNANPSELTLSGPRGAVVDSTGKLYVADSGNKRILRYDPPFLATNEPAVQVFGQGGSFTTKDQAVNPTADNLGNPDGVGIDPSDNLYLADLNLHRVLVYNSPTTTDTTADIVLGQPNFTSKERNQNDANPVPAANTLNNPEGVTVDANGNVYVADQGNNRVVRYEPPLSNNKAASHVFGQPNFTTGTSGTSAIKMDTPVSVAIDPVSGNLYVADSINDRILEFTDPANDNTADRVFGQTDFSGNTNNPGGVSASTLFDVGGVACGPNGALYAGDRFNERALRYDPAPDNGNNNGNGNGNGNDNGNGNGNGNGNGNGNDNGNGNGSADCGAGLCGPMGGSMLPLMVLGLVGLRRRNVRRRTRK from the coding sequence ATGCGATGCAGGTCTTTGTTGAAGCCCCTGTGTGTTTGCGCGCTGACCATCAGCCTGTGGGCGGGTTCCGCCGCGGCCGCTCCGGAAGACACGGTCGCCGACGGGGTTGTCGGGCAGAACAATTTCACCAGCAATCAAAGTAATCAGGGCGGAACGCCTTCCGCCTCGACGTTGAACGGCGTTCGTGGTCTGACGGTGGATCAGGCGTCCGGCCGGTTGTGGGTTTGCGACACGGGCAACAATCGCGTGTTGTCATGGCCCGATGCAGCGGCTTTCACCAACGGTCAGGCGGCCGACATCGTGCTGGGCCAGGCGGACTTCGCGGGCGTCGATGAGAACCGCGGCAATGCGAATCCTTCGGAGCTGACGCTTTCGGGCCCGCGCGGCGCGGTCGTTGACTCAACCGGCAAGCTTTATGTGGCGGACTCGGGCAACAAGCGTATTCTCCGATACGACCCGCCGTTTCTCGCGACGAATGAACCCGCCGTGCAAGTGTTTGGACAGGGCGGCAGTTTCACGACGAAGGATCAGGCGGTGAATCCGACCGCCGACAACCTCGGCAACCCCGACGGTGTCGGCATCGACCCGAGCGATAATTTGTATCTTGCGGATCTCAATCTGCACCGCGTGCTGGTGTACAACTCGCCCACGACGACGGACACCACGGCCGACATTGTGCTGGGTCAGCCGAATTTCACGTCTAAAGAGCGGAACCAGAATGACGCAAACCCGGTGCCCGCGGCGAACACGCTGAACAATCCCGAGGGCGTGACGGTGGATGCCAACGGCAATGTTTACGTGGCGGATCAGGGAAACAATCGGGTTGTACGCTATGAGCCGCCGCTCTCCAACAACAAGGCCGCGTCGCATGTGTTCGGCCAGCCGAATTTCACGACGGGTACTTCAGGGACAAGCGCCATTAAGATGGACACGCCGGTCAGCGTGGCCATTGATCCGGTCAGCGGCAATCTCTATGTCGCCGATTCGATCAATGATCGCATCCTGGAGTTCACCGATCCGGCCAACGATAACACGGCGGATCGCGTATTCGGGCAGACTGACTTCTCCGGGAACACCAACAATCCCGGCGGCGTCAGCGCGAGCACGTTGTTTGATGTCGGGGGCGTGGCCTGCGGACCCAACGGCGCACTGTACGCCGGTGATCGATTTAACGAGCGGGCGTTGCGCTATGACCCGGCCCCGGACAACGGCAACAACAACGGGAATGGCAATGGCAACGGAAATGACAACGGCAACGGCAATGGAAACGGAAACGGCAACGGCAATGGCAACGACAACGGGAATGGCAACGGTTCCGCCGATTGCGGCGCCGGCCTTTGCGGCCCGATGGGCGGCAGCATGTTGCCGTTGATGGTGCTGGGGCTGGTGGGCCTGCGCCGTCGAAATGTCAGACGACGAACACGAAAGTAG
- the ftsI gene encoding Peptidoglycan D,D-transpeptidase FtsI — translation MRSKSNNPVSQILLGGVLVLFVVLGGRLVYINAYQGTALLARAERQQQSIIPLKHRRGLVVDCRGRMIAGTMLRKSVFADPKVIEDKDAAARTVAEILGVSPEEIAPDLNAAEGNRFMVIRRGVDDEQAQMIRDANIYGIGLFDEPYRVYPMNQLAAALVGFVSPDGVGVSGLEYQCESWLRGEDGLKTIVRDARRKAFWLADGGYRPARDGFHVLLTIDAEIQATTERELAKCIEQYKAESAVGIVMHAQSGAILAMATSPGFDPNHYLDFGPVRYRNRAITDPYEPGSTFKPFVAAAAMEEKVVRLGEVFDCENGAWQDGARLLHDHHPYGALSFEDVLIKSSNIGMAKIGKRLGNDRLHRYMRAYGFGSKSGIDLVGEDSGILQPFNRWNSFTTTSIPMGQEIGTTPLQLARAFCVFANGGMLVQPYLIRAVLAPDGRVLNDFSNPPPERRVVSEAVAKTMREKILSQVVEIGTGTKSKLAQYSVFGKTGTAQIARRGGGGYEPDAYVSSFIAGAPTKDPQLVVMVAVTRPKKSIAYYGGTVAAPVVREILAHALAYLQIAPDRPDGRTVASVEADGVGGD, via the coding sequence TTGCGTTCGAAATCAAACAATCCGGTTTCGCAGATTCTGCTGGGCGGTGTGCTGGTCCTGTTTGTCGTGCTGGGCGGGCGACTTGTCTACATCAACGCCTACCAGGGGACGGCCCTGCTGGCCCGCGCCGAGCGCCAGCAGCAGTCGATCATCCCGCTGAAGCATCGTCGCGGGCTCGTGGTCGATTGCCGCGGTCGCATGATCGCCGGCACGATGCTGCGCAAGAGCGTCTTCGCCGATCCGAAAGTCATCGAAGACAAAGACGCCGCGGCTCGAACGGTGGCGGAGATTCTCGGCGTTTCGCCGGAGGAGATCGCGCCGGACCTGAACGCGGCGGAAGGCAATCGCTTCATGGTGATTCGCCGCGGAGTGGACGACGAGCAGGCGCAGATGATCCGCGATGCGAACATCTACGGCATCGGCCTGTTCGACGAGCCGTATCGCGTGTATCCGATGAATCAGCTGGCGGCGGCGCTGGTTGGGTTTGTCTCGCCGGACGGCGTCGGCGTGAGCGGTCTGGAGTATCAGTGCGAATCGTGGCTGCGCGGCGAGGACGGGCTAAAGACAATTGTTAGAGATGCGCGGCGCAAGGCATTCTGGCTGGCCGACGGCGGCTATCGCCCGGCGCGTGACGGGTTCCATGTTCTCCTGACCATCGACGCCGAGATTCAGGCGACAACCGAGCGCGAGCTGGCCAAATGCATCGAGCAATACAAGGCCGAGAGCGCGGTCGGCATCGTGATGCACGCGCAATCGGGGGCGATCCTCGCGATGGCGACGTCGCCGGGGTTTGATCCGAATCATTACCTGGACTTCGGGCCGGTGCGCTATCGCAATCGGGCGATCACCGATCCGTACGAGCCGGGCAGCACGTTCAAACCCTTCGTTGCGGCCGCCGCGATGGAGGAGAAAGTCGTGCGGCTGGGCGAGGTCTTCGATTGCGAAAACGGGGCCTGGCAGGACGGCGCGCGGCTGCTGCACGATCACCATCCCTACGGCGCGTTGTCGTTCGAGGATGTGCTGATTAAGTCGAGCAACATCGGCATGGCCAAGATCGGCAAGCGGCTTGGGAACGACCGGTTGCATCGCTACATGCGCGCGTACGGTTTCGGAAGCAAATCGGGCATTGACCTGGTCGGCGAAGACTCGGGCATCCTCCAGCCGTTCAACCGATGGAACAGCTTCACGACGACAAGCATTCCCATGGGGCAGGAGATTGGCACGACGCCGTTGCAGTTGGCGCGGGCGTTCTGCGTGTTTGCCAATGGCGGGATGCTGGTGCAGCCGTACCTGATCCGGGCCGTGCTCGCGCCGGATGGGCGCGTGTTGAATGATTTCTCAAACCCGCCGCCGGAACGACGCGTGGTGAGCGAGGCCGTGGCGAAGACGATGCGCGAAAAGATCTTGAGCCAGGTCGTGGAGATCGGCACGGGCACGAAATCGAAGCTGGCGCAGTATTCGGTCTTCGGGAAGACCGGCACGGCGCAGATCGCGCGGCGAGGCGGCGGAGGATACGAGCCGGACGCGTATGTCAGCTCATTCATTGCCGGCGCGCCGACGAAGGACCCGCAACTGGTGGTGATGGTCGCGGTAACTCGGCCGAAGAAATCGATTGCCTATTACGGCGGCACGGTCGCCGCGCCGGTCGTGCGCGAAATTCTGGCGCACGCGCTGGCTTATCTTCAGATTGCGCCGGATCGACCCGACGGCCGGACCGTTGCGTCCGTTGAGGCGGACGGCGTCGGCGGCGACTGA